The genomic DNA AACTGAGCACCGAGTGCCGCGACTGCCTTCGGCGTCGCGGCGCTCTCGCTATGCGAGGAGACCGACAACCCGAACCGGCAAGTCGCGAAGCCCGGTGGCTCGCGCCCGCATCGGCTGCGAGAGATTACAGGACATGGCGAGAATTCAACGACATGCCATATGCTCCCGAGGAGACCGTTCCTCGAACGACCAAACAGACCCCATAGTTTAGATGGGGGAGGACGTAGGGGTCAATGGGGGAATCTGGGAAGGCGGCACCGTGGGCCCGTCTCAGCTGACGCGGTCCGCCTGTGTGATCGGCCTGAGCACCCGGAGCGCGAGTTTCTCCTTGTGCTTCCCCATGTGAGCAAGGAACTTGGCTTCCCCCTCAACCGTCACCACTACCGGGTCCTGGCTCGGCTTTTCCGTCACAATCACGTCGCCAACCGACATCGACAGCAGGTCCGCAAGCGAGATCGTGGTCGTCGCCAGGCACCCTGCGACCTGGAGCGACGCGGCATGCAGAGTCGAACTGATCCGACGCTCGTTGTCGTTGGACTTGGCGTGACGTGCCGTGCTGAACCACGATTGAGCCGAGAGGTGGTCCATCACTGGCTCGATCACGTTGTACGGGATGCACAGGTTCATCGTGCCCGCACGGTTCGCAAGCTTCAGCTCGAAACCGATGACGACGACCACCTCGTTCGGGGGGACGATCTGAACAAGCTGTGGATTGGATTCCGTGGCCGATACCGTGAATTTCAGCGATTTAACGGTAGACCACGCCTCAGAGAGCGCGATCAGGCCGCGTTCGGTCACGTTCGAAATCAGCCGCGATTCGATCAACGTCATCGGGCGTTGAGGGATGAACAGGTCCTGGGACGAACCCCCAAGAAGTCGGTCGATGATCGGGTAGATGATCAAAGGGGAGATCTCTAGGCAGATGGTCCCCTCAAGCGTGTCCGCAGTGATCAGATTGAAAGAGGTCGGGTTGGCCAACCCCGCGATGAACTCGGCATACGTCATCTGCTCGCACGTCGCGACTTTGACCTCGACGATCGTTCGCAGAAACCCCGAAAGCGACGCCCCGAAGTTGCGGGCGAATGCCTCGTGGAGCGTCTGAAGGGCCAGCATCTGGTCCTTCGACACCCGTTCAGGACGCTTGAAGTCATAGCTCCGGATCTCAACAGGGTCATCCGCCCGGCGCGAGCGGCTGAAAATCAGCTCATTCCCTGCTTCCTCGGCGACATCTCCGGTGTCCACAGCCGCGAGCAGGGCATCTACCTGTGATTGATCAAGCACGTCAGCCATATCGCGTACCGACCCCGTGCGCCTCGGTTGGTTGAACCGGCGTGCGGTGAGGATCGGCCCGAATCAATGGCGGGCTTGAAGGAGACGCCCCGCGTTCTGGACTTGTGTGACCACTTCGCGTCGGAACAATCCAAGCGGATGGGTGGTACAAGAGGCGAACCGCTGCCTCTGGAGCGGACTACGTTCGTCTCTCGATAGGTCACCTGGAGCAACGCATGCGTCGATGGACACTGGTCGCACTTTTCTTCTTGCTCTGCTCCATTCCCGTTGGCAAGGCCGCTGCACAGTTCCCATTCGAGACCGCCGCGCCGAATCCGGGGTCAGATCCCGTCTCGATGAGAGTGGTCGTGTCGAAGCCGAGCGTTCGCCCCGGCGACCAGATCGCGATTGGGGTGATCTTCGAGCTCGCTCCGGGGTGGCACCTCCACACGCGCGAGCCGAAGCTGACTCCCTCGATGGCGCGAGAGCGGTTTGTTCCCATCCCCACGGTCGTGGGCGTGACCAGTGTCACTGGTGCGACAGTCGGTCCGATCCAGTGGCCCGAGGAGCATGTGGTTCAGGTCGATCTCGTCGGCACCGGGCGTCCTGAGCCATACGCGGTCTACAAGGGCTTTGCCCCCTTCTACATCCCGGTCATGGTCTCACGCGATACCTCCAGCGATGTAGAAGTCCAGTTGGAACTCGGATGGCAGGCCTGCGACGACCGATTCTGCCAGATGCCGCAGGAACGCACGGTCAGAGTGCTGATTCCCCTTGCGGCATCAGATGGCTCTGTCGCGGGCGAAGGATCAGATCTCGTGACTCCGGCGGAGCCCGCCGCCTTCGCGCAATTCGACGTCGCGGTCTTCGGGCGGGCATCGGAGTTCACTACAGAGATCGCGACCACTCGGACTTCCGGAGGCGCGAGATTCAATGTCTTCGGTCGTGAGTTCACTGTCGATACCTCCGGTGGCCTCGGCGTCGTGATGCTGCTCTTCCTCGCGATGCTGGGGGGATTCGTCCTCAATCTCACGCCATGCGTGCTCCCGGTTATTCCGATCAAGATCATGGGGCTGAGTCAGGCCGCTGCGAACCCCTCGCGCTGCCTCATGCTC from Phycisphaeraceae bacterium includes the following:
- the fliM gene encoding flagellar motor switch protein FliM, which encodes MADVLDQSQVDALLAAVDTGDVAEEAGNELIFSRSRRADDPVEIRSYDFKRPERVSKDQMLALQTLHEAFARNFGASLSGFLRTIVEVKVATCEQMTYAEFIAGLANPTSFNLITADTLEGTICLEISPLIIYPIIDRLLGGSSQDLFIPQRPMTLIESRLISNVTERGLIALSEAWSTVKSLKFTVSATESNPQLVQIVPPNEVVVVIGFELKLANRAGTMNLCIPYNVIEPVMDHLSAQSWFSTARHAKSNDNERRISSTLHAASLQVAGCLATTTISLADLLSMSVGDVIVTEKPSQDPVVVTVEGEAKFLAHMGKHKEKLALRVLRPITQADRVS